The window tgtgtgtgtgtgtataatgTTTTCATGTAATTATGTCACTGACTAAtgttggagggcaaggatccatgtagcgaatcctatttagttgggataagactaaATAGGAATAAGACTGAGTTGATGATGTCATTGCCtaaaaatttatcaaaaataaataaaatgtacaaggaATCCTATCTAGATCTGTAGAATCAATCAATCAAGTTCCAGTAGGATAATTAGGGTACCCTATAGCATGTCTTCTTGTGGGGAAAACCATGAACAACAAACTGCAGAGAAGCCCTACTCCAACAGGGACAATGTCAAGAAGCTGCTGCATCTCATGTTTTGGCTGAGGGTAGAAGCAACTCAACACATTCCTGTCTCTTAAGGCAATTGAAAAGAATACCAAGACTGTTAAGACCCCATGAGCAAAGTCTACAGGCCTCAACTTATACTTACTGAGATCAGGAAGAGCATTAGAACCTGTTGTAGCCTCTGGTTGATAGTCAAATAgccacatcccttttgatgTAGCAATGCCATAATAAACTTGCCCATCTAATGATTTAAAACTGTCTGCGAAGCATGCAAGGAAGCAAGATAGAGAGAGTAACATTAACAATAGTAATGTCAAATGGCTTGTTAAAGAGTCACAGAAGCCATTGTTGGTGAAGATTGGGATAAGAAGTTGAAAGGCCATAAGAGTTCCTGTAGGGAGGAGGTTTGTCAATTTTGCTGTCCCTGTTAGAGTCTGAGAAATAGTTCTTTGCAACCGCGGTCGCAGAGAAGAAGGCGAAGATGGTGGTTCCTTTTCACTGCCCGATGAGCTGCTGACCCTTGCCTCTGTCGCCGGAGTTTCGGCCACGGTGGTGGCTCTATTGCTTCTTGTCCTGAGAGACATCTTCTGTATCtgaattctagagagagagggagaaatggTAATTGTCGGGAAGATTAGTAAGGATGATTGGAGCTTAAATATTTGGGTTTACTTGCCTTGCAAGAGGTGGTTTTTGGCATTGTTTTTGAGACACACGCTTCATAAATTAATTTACGTTGTGTTAATATAGTAGAAAACCACTTTAATTTGGTTGTCTAAGGCGTCAAGATATTAAATTATCATCATCATAACTAATACTACAGGATTTAAATTGGTCGAGTCTTATTCGGATTAACATTAATCCTCTACTCTTTGTTTACTAACACCTTAagcattttaattttttttatttattatttttaaaattttttgtaaACGATAATAATATAGATCAAATTGTGATTAAGAACCACGCAAGGAGCGCCTGACAGTTGACCAGACTTGATGTATTTGTGAAATAGGATTCTTCACTGAAAGAAAGAAGGCTTTGTctagtttgaaaagaaaatgaaaaatgttaaatataaaaacataatttCTGTAATCATTATCTCATATATAAATTCATAATTAgtaagatatatatttttttaaatataaattttacaGAGAAAGAATCTTGCCGGTCTATTCTTCCCTATGTCAGTCATCACTCGAGGCCAATGGGAAGGGAGCACAAGGGAACATCTTTAGTGCACAACTTAGAGAGTGTTCTTGTCTTTTCGCACCTACATTAGTCTAGGCGTAGGCAACACTAGACTGATATgattcttttttcctaattttattttaattttttttataaaattttattttattttcaaatttaacaAATTTAGATACAAATTAATGTGAAAATTAATataagaaagttttttttttagaatttaaatttttaacttttcttccattttatttCTCTTGTTATCAAATGGAGTTTTAAGGGGAGAATATAATATAGAAACCAAACCCATGTGATGAGTTTATACTATGAAGAGTAAGGATTTTTCCACACTGGTATAGTGAGTATCTCTCATGCCACACCTATCACGATGGCATGGGaatgattttatttaaaaaggcTTACATGATAAGAAAAgagaatttatcaaaaaaaaaaaatcataaaaaaaacaatgtCAATATAAGACCACATGGTTATAATGtgaaagaacagaaaaaataatCCCCTTTTAAGTTTTGATAGTCTTCAAAATACCTTTGTgatcctaccaaaaaaataaaaaataccttTGTGAGATTCTACTTCAATGCATGTTCTTATTGGCAACAAGAAAATTTCTGTAGGCCAGGTAGTAAGAAAATTTTGtcctaagaaagagagagagagagaaggccgTGGCTTATGACAGGGATAGGATTCCTCtatagagcccatggaccatagagtgatctcacagCTAGGATGATCTCGAGACATGTGCCTAGGTCCTTCTAACCATGGGATCACTCTATGATCCATGAGCTCTATGGAGAGAATCCGGATCCCACAGGGGGATTTTCTCCAACCTACCGTGATGTGACACGCACCAATGGAAGGATAGTTTAAATATTAAGAGGGGTTTTCCAATCATTACACAGGTCATTCAAATTACTTGCACCATCATAGTGATTATGAACCAAACATATAATCAATGGACTGGACCCAAGTGTCGGAATACTGTTACTGGAGCCCTTTACATAAAATTCTATCAATCAGGAACAACTCATTCATGTTTGAATTTGACCGTCCAATtaggatataaaaaaaaagagcaccTTGCACATCATAATATACTAACCCAACCCAgtcttgatgacgaagaagggCCAACGCAATGTGGAACTTGTCATGGAAGAAAAACATCTTGgaatcaaaatcatattttcgaggTTTACAAATTACAATTAAGTGGTGTTCTGAATTCTATCTGGTAAATTAACCCACAATTACTTGAAGAAGGGCCTTCCCATTTTATCCTTCTCTATCCTTGTTTTTCCTTGGTTTGTATAGAAACAGAACCATAAAATGATgtagaaaatgaatgaaaaacgTAAACAACAATCACACAATCGTAGAAAAAGATTTACATGGTTCAACAAAATTGCCTACATCCACGGTGAGACAAGATCtcgcttcactatcaatggagaataggtttATATTCGCTCGTCCTCATACCTCTCTCAAATTATATATAGAGAAAGAAtcatcgctacaaatatatagtgaatcCTATACaaaaaatttaccaaaatatcCATATTACGATCTCTCAAGGCCAAGAGGCCACCAAAGGCCTGACGGCCCTTCAGAATAAGCCCAATTTTGCATGTGACTAAATACAAGACATTATACCCCAACAACTTGGTCATGATGAAAATGTCTTTTTCTCAGAATCTTCATATCATGCAACCACACACAATCTCACATATATTACGTAAAAGTAGAACCTTAAAACAATGccaaaaatgaaaggaaaatgtAAACAATAATCAAACAATTGTTGATAAAGATTTACGTAGTTCGGCAAAACTGCCTACATccacagtgagatgagatcctgcttcattatcaattaagaataaaattacaatcgtttgtcctcacacctctctcaaattgcttacagagaaaaaatcctcgctacaaatatatagtgaaccCTATACaaaaaatttaccaaaatacccattaGTGAACTCTCAGGGCCATCTCACCCTTCAGAATAAGCCTACTTTTGCATGTAACAGAATTCAAGACATTACATCCCAACAGTTTGGTCATGGACTCATgatgaatatatatttttctcagAATCCTCACATCATACAACCACACAATCTCACATATATTATGCCTATGATAATTACTTCTCATACCCTTCCTCTCTTGGAAGGAAATACCACACACAAAGCACTAATCACAAACCCAACAACCACAGGAGTACTGTCTTACTCCTAGGCATGGCTGGATAATAACACTGAACAGTATCATTATTGGACCAATGCAATCAACAAGATGCGTGCAAGAGATCAGCAACACCCAACGAATTAGACAATAATCAGCTGGCTAACACAGTCTCCGTGGCTTGTATCGTAGGCCTCTGGGGTGCATTTGTCTGGCCGACTTCCAGTGAAGAGGCTGCAATGCGATAGGACAATTGAAGGCTGAGTTGTAGAAGGTGAAGACCATCCTGATATAAAAGCTCATGTGAGCACACTAGTTTTAACATTGATTGAGTAGTGTCATCCGTAGTTGCTTCAATTCTTGTAACAGATTTTTGAAACTTTAACTAcccaatcttcattttttttttcctcgggAAATTCCTTAATTTTCCAATGCCAAGGAAGATCTTATAACCAACCACCCTCATCTTCTTTGGACAGCCCAAATCGTCTGCCTGAGGTACTAGCAATCTGTGCTTGCTTGAAGGAGTTTTGCATAGATTCCATGCTAATGCATTCACTTGTAGGGTGACACTTCTACTGAATCCATCAGAGAAGTACCAAACAAGATATGTGCTCAAATACGCCTGCAATTCCGTCTGATAAAAGAACAAATCTTGATGAAGCAATGAAACACTAGATTCAGCAATAATAATGGAGGTAAACTTGATTCTGTTTTCAACAATGCCCTTTCGCCTCTGTGTATCTGAGAAAGCTCTGAAAAAGGAGATATGGTGTATTCTCATATTGCTAAGGGTGGTTGCAAATCTGGTATTTCTACGAAAGCTAGTTTTATCAATCTATATGCAAAACGTGGTGAGGTTGGAGCAGTACAAGAGCTAGTTGATGGAATGCATCAGATGCATCAGATGGCGAGCTATTGCATCAATGGACAGCTTGAAAGCTCTGAATTCTTCAGGATGATGACTGAAACAGGGCTGCCACCTTAACGATATAAAGCACTTGACTGCCCTGCTGTCTACTAATGGCTTGGGGAATCCAAGAAATGATGAACAGTTTCATGACCACATAATAAGAAAGGATCCTTCCATGATAAGAGTTGGAAATGTTCTGATCAATAAATATGCGAAATTGGGCAATCTCAAGAGTGCTGAAACCGTGTACAAGTACATGGTGGAGAAGGGTAAGTTAACCTGGAATTCGATTTTTTCTGCAAATGATTGAAATGGATGCAGCAACTGAGCTTTGAATAATTTCCTGGAGATGCAGAGGAATGGTTTGAGGTCAGGTGTGTTTTCCTTTGGCAGTATTCTTGGATCAAATGATGCAACAACAGTAAAGGAGCTCCATGCTCAAATTATGAAAAGACCTATATAGTTGTTGGAACTTCTCTCTAAATGCATATGCAAGTATTGGGAACCTCAAAAATGCATACCTGGTCTTCAGCAGATGCCTAATTCGAATATAGTTCCTTGAATAAAATTATCAGTGCTTGTATGgagaatgaatttgtagataAAGATCTGCAGCTCTTTCGTCAAATGAGAGAATGACATCTTTCTATATGAATACACTTTATCTACCTTGATCAAGGCAGCGGAAGACCGACATTGGAAGAAGGAAGCAGCATCAGATGATCACAATTAAACTGAGGAACCAAAAGGATGTCTTGCCCAGAAACACGATCATCACCATGTACTACTCCAAACACAGAAGCCTGCAGCTCTAGGCACACTCTATCGAAAACATATCTGAGCCAGATGGTATCTCTTGGAATACCTTGATTCAGTCGTATGCTGAGAATTTAGAGACCTGAAGAAGCTATTTCTTTCTTCTGGGACATGAAATATGCAGGAATATAACCAGTCGAATTCACCTTAAAATTCTTGGCTGCTTGCACAACGCTTTGCAGACTTGAAACTGGGAACACGATTCATGTTGCTCGGAAAAAATGGGTCTGGTGTTACATGATTTCGTGAGAAGTGCCCTAGTTGACATGTATGCATATGTGGTAAAGCACCACATTTAAAATGCAAGTTCTTGTGCAGCCAAATCAGGGGATAAAATGACACACCTGCTCTTTTAAACCAGTTGGAGAGTATTGGGGTTGAAAAGCTCTACTGTTTGACATTACAAATTCGATAAGTCATTATAGATGAGATAGCAGATAAATTCAAAAGACAGGAAAATTCCGGTGGATAGCAAACAAATTAGGTTGGAACGAGAACTAAAAACAACGGTTTTTAAGACTATGTTCCTTTGTTGGCATGTCGGGTCTGAGAAGAACGAGTAACTATTTCAGACACCCTTTAAAGAACTTAACATCAATGGCCTCATGATCTAACATGTGGCTATTCCGAGATGCATTAGCCCATCTACTCGGTTCATCGATGATCCTAGACCTAGGGAATTGCCCAACAATAGGCCCTGCTAATCCCTCCCCAGGTTCTGGAAACCAGATAATGTTGTGATCCCCATCATCCAACACAATCAAGGTTCGATCAGATATCACAATGGTATCTCTGAGGACACCTAAAAGGGAAACATTTACTGGTTTTCTCCCCTATCTCATTTAGCATCCAACTCAAAACCAAGGCATTTTATAAAGTTTGCAATTGCAGACCAACCATGTGGAGGGAAGTAGGAAACTTGTACTCAGCCAGATCTCAAGCAGCAGGGACAGTAGTGCTCTTATAGGGCCTGTGGACACTGGACAGTGGTACATAATATTAGAAGGATTATAGCTATTGTaacaaaaaatgaattattCAAAATTCATCAGCCAAATTACCAAACATGAATTATTTCCTACTGGAAACTCATCATATCCAACAGGAATTCGAGGGAGCAATTGGCTTACAACGAATTTTGGAATCCTCAAGTGTCCTGATTGCCAGCAACTTACAGAAAAGccattttaaaatttgatagcTGTTATATAGTTTAATCCATTTAATCTCTTAGTTTTAGGTAAATCAGAAATACCTCAACATATGAAGCTAGAGGGTGGGCAGGGGTAGATGAATTCCCAACACCTCTAATGCCTGGAAGTCCAAAGTGGAAAGCAAATAaatgtattttcaaaaatacGTTTACAGAGGGAAGGCAGATGCAGTCCTGCAAGGTACCACTTAAAAAAAGATATGTTAAAAAATCACATTATAGAATATAAAGTTAAAAAACTTTTGAAAgacagaaaacaaagaaaaataaagaaatctggttctttgggggtggggggtaaGTTTCGATGAAGAGCATAGTTGTGATgggttcaaaaccctaaaacatagaAGATAAGAAAATATTTGATTGCAAATAGAAAGTTCattaggggaggggaggggaggggaggggaggggagggaagggAAGAATCTATGGACCACCACACACCAAAATTACACATTTCCCTTTATCTGTGCTGTAAACCTGCCAAATCTCATAACATCCTAAGACCCCAAGGCCCCCCCTGAATTCATAAGTTGAAGCAATATCACTGTGATAATACACCAGACTGAAATGAGGCCACAGCCTTTTTACCCTAAAGGTTTTACTGCAAACACTCCCAATTTTCAGCGTCCCTGTTTCACTAAAATGTGTTCTAGTTTATCATCTCCAAATCCCAAAGGGACTACAAGGACAGTAGAAAACATGTTGTAAAGGACATGATACTCCTCTTTCCATTTCAAAAAATATCATAGATTTGTATCATAGTTACTGGAAATGCATTGACTGCAAGGGAAAGGAGAAGTtaataaagaaaaatcagaaaaataacaTCGAGGGAAAATGCATCGAACATTTtgtcaaaaggaaaagaagaagaagcagaagtaGAAATTGCTGCATTTGATTACTTTGATTTGCAAGAGTGAGTATCTGAAGTCCAAGTCTGGAGTGAAGGCCTAGCTCTTCCTCTACCCTCTTTAAGCATAAAGACGTGAAACTTATGCCAACTAACTAGCAAAGAATAAATTACCACCAAGGCTTTAATACTTAATACTTGTTAAAAGAAAAGCAGACAACATAATAATTTCAAGATTTCACTTTCAAATATATCATGTAAACTGATCCTGCAGATGTAGCAATCAAAGTATGGTAAAAATCAATCTGGATGCATTACCATGGACCAAAGCAGAATCTCAGAGATAATGCATTTCAAATTAACATAAGTTTCCTGTCATATACAATAAAGTGACAGGGTATAAAAGATGAAGAtgccataaataaaaatttaattgcATTATCAATTCCACATTTTCTTTGGGATTTAATTCTCTACATAGAGAGAATAAATTAACCATAAATTGACTACATCGAAAATTATGCTGAACATAATGGCCTTCCAGCAGAGAAAACACACTTTAAACAAAACGAAACTGACAACACCAAGAATAAGCATAGCTTTACCGTCACCGAATAAAGTAGTTAAGCCAGCTCTTACATAAATGTATAATTTTAGGAAATGGAAGTTTGCCTAACATGAGAATATATCCAAATGCTTGCACCATTACCCCTGAGATATCTATTGCAGAAACATCAAGCATGGATAGAATTTCAACATaacattccaaaaaaatatacaaaaataaattacCAGTCTCAAGATACAGTAGATTGGATTTCATTAAATAGAGGAAGATACTAGCAGATAGGCACCCGACGGACATTGAACCGTAGGGCTTATGATAGTAACTAAATGGTCATTTATCATATCAACCTggagaaaaaataaagtattatctaataaaagataaaatatatCCCATCATCTTAGGACTAAATTGTAACAATTACTTAAAAACTTACAGCTCAAATAAAATACAGCTTACAAAGTGAATAAACTCCAAAGTATAAAGCTTCTCACATAGGACTCCCAACATATACCAAAAACAATGATTCTTTTCACCAGACAACTCATTTCAATGCTAAAAGAGAAATAACTAGCAGAGTAAGTTCCAAGAAAAAGCTTAAAATGACAGCTGCTCATGTACTGTAGGTAGAATCAATGAGCTAAAATGACATCATGGTGGACAATACTTGCTCCTAGTAAGCAATGAAAATTGAACATGTaatgggggaggggaggggagtgggAGGATATGCATAAGATGTTTGTTACATTAAAAAGATGCAAGGAACAGGTAAATAATAAGGCTGGTGAAAACCATGATAATTCTGGGACCAGGTTGAACAATGTGCCTTATCTATGGGTAGTCATCCAACCTGGAACTAGTCTGAAGACTCTGAACCCATATTTTAGAAAGGATATATTTCCATGTCCAATTGGGAAATCTCCAATCAGGTTTCCAAAGAACCATCATATTTCAAGCATGTTAATCCATTCAAAAGCATTACCTTCAATTGCAATTTCAACAACCTCCACCACATAATAACTGTCCCTTTTGAAGAAACCCAAATTTTAAGGAGGGATGATTATGGCATTTTCCAACATTGCATTTCAAATGCTTATCTAGACACTCTTAAAGACTCCTTTCTTTCTGTTCAAAATAAAATGCAGCATTACATAGAAGGGGTGGTAGACTTCTTAAAGCCTATTACTTAAATTTGCAAGACTGACAAACAATATAGgacaataaaaaaggagaaaagaatgtcATTTTCGGATAAAAGGAGAACTAAAAATGCTAGTTTCAAGATCTGAACTAAAAAACTGATTATTAAACAACAAGTGTTGCCATGCTATACTAAAATATTACTTATTTTGTTTAGTAAACTTTTTAAAGCCTATTACTTAAATTTGCATGACTGACAAACAATataggataataaaaatgggaaaagaatGTTCATTGTCAGACAAAGGGAGAACTAAAAATGCTAGTTTCAAGATCTGAACTAAAAAACTGATTATCAAACAATACAAGTCTTGCCATGCTATACTAAAATATTACTTATTATATTTAAGGAACTCATGTAGACAAACTGGGACAAGACTGAATTGCCCAACATGGACTTGGCCCAGTTTTCAATTCAGAAAAGGTATCCTTATCATAACTGGGAACTCGGACACCATATTCTTGTCCAGACTCCAGACCTGATTTTAATCGCATCAGACAATATCGATTGGATGGGTCAGTCAAAATTTTGGCAACAATAGTAAATACACTAGAATCTAATTGCTGGAAGTACATATAATAAAAAGTTCCCCTCGCAAAATGGAACCATACAAACAACATACAATTTGATACCTATAAACAAACAATTAATTATAACTTTCAAAAGTTAGAATCAGTAAATATGTAAGATACCCCTGGCATCATTGATGGctacaaaaacccaaaaatgcaAGGATTCAGTTAAAGTGAACAGTTTGAATGTTTATAACTTTCTAGTACATCCACGTTAAAATATTAAGATCGAGAAGGAATTGAATCAAAAGTTTATACATCCATACACCAACTGCAAATATTTGAGTGACGAGTTACGGCGGCACACATAGCAAGAAAAGTGATGGCAAATTATAGGAAGATCACAATCAAAATGTCAAACTGAATTTATTTGGTGTCGAAATTGGAAAAAAGCATACTTTGCAAGAAAACTCAATTTCTCATTGtttcaaaaagaaataaatttatcATTGATTATCTTCATATTTTTTACAAGCTTCTTTGAACGACTCTAAtatttagaaagaaagaatgacATGACTACTAAAGGGACCTGAAAAGAAGATACCAACCCCATACATTAGAAAAAAGAATCCCCAGACGAAAACAAAGGGGCAATGAGGGGGTTAAGGCTGTGACAATCATCTATATACAGTATCTAAAAACTGACAGAACATATAGCTGAAAACTCGAACAAAAGACAAGCTAGAGAATGGGAAAATGACATCCATGTTGAAATTATTTGATTCCTCCCTGCTCCGCATTTCGCAACTGAGAAGAATCCTTGTTCTTGTTGAGGGAAACCTTGCAACTAGACCCAGGTTTATGTGAAGTCCAATGATCTGGGACACTCAAAAAGTGCAAAGACATGAACTTCCTGAATCTTTTCTTGTACtcttttggagatataacagttGGTGTCACATTCTTGGGGACGACAAGGGAAGCTTTCACCCATGTCTCAAGATGTTTGTCCCACGTATACTGTCTCAGATAGTCAATAATCCCACATACAAGTTCACGTCGCTCAGTATCCACTCCCACAAGTAAAGAATAGTCCATGACATTAATTGACTGTCATTATCAGAGAAAATCCAAactttctgttaaaaaaaattacaaatcaaaaccaaataacATCTGAAAAGAAGTGGTGAACAACTTACAGTGAGGAAAGATGTATCATTCCAAATTGCCCGTTGCAAGAGATGCTTAGTTTCCCCACTGACATACAATGGAGATATATTCATGTCGTCAACAAAATTCTGATCCAAAAGAACCTTTCCTGAGGCATCGACAGCTGAAGTGTGTCGAGAATGCAAAGTACCTTTAAGATCATAAAGGCGTGTTATGTTTCGACCAAAGGTAAGGTTCTCCATCACCATAAGATGATGCTTCAGCTCCTTCCCACTCTTAGATTGTCTAATGAGGACCTGTAATGGAATTCATTGCTTACTAAAAGAAAAGGTTGTAACCCATAACTCAGTCATGTAACCATCTAGCGtagatataaaagaaaatttaccTGATAAATACCTAGAACTTTGGCAAGG is drawn from Macadamia integrifolia cultivar HAES 741 chromosome 7, SCU_Mint_v3, whole genome shotgun sequence and contains these coding sequences:
- the LOC122083579 gene encoding protein DMP3-like; translated protein: MSLRTRSNRATTVAETPATEARVSSSSGSEKEPPSSPSSLRPRLQRTISQTLTGTAKLTNLLPTGTLMAFQLLIPIFTNNGFCDSLTSHLTLLLLMLLSLSCFLACFADSFKSLDGQVYYGIATSKGMWLFDYQPEATTGSNALPDLSKYKLRPVDFAHGVLTVLVFFSIALRDRNVLSCFYPQPKHEMQQLLDIVPVGVGLLCSLLFMVFPTRRHAIGYPNYPTGT